A genomic segment from Legionella quinlivanii encodes:
- a CDS encoding DsbE family thiol:disulfide interchange protein, translating into MRKVFIRSIPFLLFVVLAAFLWKGLSLDPQKLPSARLGQSLGSFSLPPLQQEAPAFTPELFKGQIVLLNVWASWCEACTMEQLFLMHLAGQGVKIYGVNYKDNPEDARKWLKEWGNPYVAVGEDIKGNLAMDLGVYGAPETFLIDQEGIIRFRHVGILDEQSWTSEFLPRIKELEKKA; encoded by the coding sequence ATGAGAAAAGTATTTATTCGTAGCATTCCATTCTTGTTATTTGTTGTACTTGCTGCTTTTTTATGGAAAGGCCTTTCGCTTGACCCGCAAAAACTTCCCTCTGCCCGCCTCGGGCAATCTTTGGGTTCCTTCAGTTTACCACCGCTCCAGCAAGAAGCGCCGGCATTTACGCCTGAATTATTTAAAGGACAGATTGTTCTGTTAAATGTCTGGGCAAGCTGGTGTGAAGCCTGCACAATGGAGCAGCTTTTTCTGATGCACCTTGCAGGACAAGGTGTGAAGATTTATGGCGTGAACTATAAAGATAATCCCGAAGATGCTCGTAAATGGCTAAAAGAATGGGGAAACCCCTACGTGGCTGTGGGAGAGGATATTAAGGGCAACCTGGCTATGGATCTCGGTGTTTATGGTGCGCCTGAAACATTTCTGATTGATCAAGAGGGAATTATTCGCTTCAGACATGTGGGCATCCTTGACGAACAAAGCTGGACAAGCGAATTTCTACCCCGTATCAAAGAGTTGGAGAAAAAAGCATGA
- a CDS encoding cytochrome c-type biogenesis protein, with protein sequence MMKAVLAAILAIFMANTVYANSMYPLETERQEAQFNHLLKELRCLVCQNQDLADSHADLAKDLRQQVYVMVKDGKSDSEIINFLTDRYGDFILFNPPVKSITLVLWFGPAIFLMIGFFIFWRTCLRQTVNE encoded by the coding sequence ATGATGAAAGCCGTTCTGGCGGCCATTCTGGCTATTTTCATGGCGAATACAGTATACGCCAATTCCATGTATCCATTGGAAACAGAGAGACAGGAAGCGCAATTTAATCATTTGTTAAAAGAGTTGCGTTGTCTGGTCTGTCAAAATCAGGATCTGGCAGATTCACACGCTGATTTAGCGAAAGATTTACGCCAGCAAGTATATGTGATGGTGAAAGATGGGAAAAGTGATAGCGAAATTATTAATTTTCTAACCGATCGCTATGGTGATTTCATATTATTTAATCCGCCAGTGAAATCCATTACGCTGGTCTTATGGTTTGGCCCGGCCATTTTTCTCATGATTGGATTTTTTATATTTTGGCGTACGTGTCTGAGGCAAACTGTAAATGAGTGA
- a CDS encoding tetratricopeptide repeat protein — MSEWWLVSYLGLILLLALLVIACSLRPFKKTMAFISPLIIILVSLAYWQWGGWFEWQEFVSKERNQQQIKQVLSTIKNTDELIEKLRARLDDSPASARGWYLLGRLYASQSQWAEANKAFKKAYQFQPDDEKTIVNYAQSQLQLNDGKFNSSVKMLCLKLLKMNPEQPDALSMLAMDAYLNQDYSSAIAYWQRLLALVPPKSRDAIMIQKAISKAISKAGS; from the coding sequence ATGAGTGAATGGTGGTTAGTTTCTTATCTCGGCCTGATATTGCTTCTGGCGCTTTTGGTAATTGCCTGTTCTCTCAGGCCGTTTAAAAAAACCATGGCTTTTATCAGCCCCTTAATTATTATTCTGGTTAGTCTGGCTTATTGGCAATGGGGTGGGTGGTTTGAGTGGCAGGAGTTTGTCAGCAAGGAACGAAATCAGCAACAGATTAAGCAGGTCTTATCAACCATTAAAAATACGGATGAATTAATAGAAAAACTAAGGGCTCGTTTAGACGATAGCCCGGCAAGCGCCCGTGGCTGGTATCTTTTGGGAAGGCTTTATGCGAGCCAGAGTCAATGGGCCGAGGCAAATAAGGCATTCAAGAAAGCCTATCAATTTCAGCCCGACGATGAAAAAACCATCGTTAACTATGCGCAAAGCCAGCTTCAATTGAATGATGGGAAATTTAACAGTTCAGTTAAAATGCTTTGCCTGAAATTGTTAAAAATGAATCCAGAGCAGCCTGATGCTCTATCTATGCTGGCTATGGATGCTTATCTGAATCAGGATTACAGCTCCGCTATCGCCTATTGGCAGCGATTACTCGCCCTTGTTCCGCCAAAATCCAGGGATGCAATCATGATTCAGAAAGCAATAAGCAAAGCAATTTCCAAAGCGGGTAGCTAG
- a CDS encoding dodecin family protein: protein MKNAAYQIMELTGTSPDGVDDAINDAILQASKSFGNLAWYEVISTGDVIEGQKRKFYQAQIKFGCHAH, encoded by the coding sequence ATGAAGAATGCAGCCTATCAAATTATGGAATTAACCGGCACATCCCCCGATGGAGTAGACGATGCAATTAATGATGCAATTCTGCAGGCGTCCAAATCATTCGGTAATCTTGCCTGGTATGAAGTAATCAGTACAGGTGATGTTATTGAAGGTCAGAAACGAAAGTTTTATCAGGCACAAATTAAGTTTGGCTGCCACGCTCATTAG
- the guaB gene encoding IMP dehydrogenase, whose protein sequence is MALLVLQKALTFDDVLLVPAHSTVLPKEVLLKTQLTRDIQLNIPLISAAMDTVTEARLAIAMAQEGGIGIIHKNMTIQAQAEQVRKVKKFESGMVKDPVSVTPNVTVHELLEVMARHNFSGVPVVENDQLIGIVTSRDIRFETNLSLPVSAVMTPKERLVTVREGASREEIRSLLHRHRLEKLLVVNNAFQLRGLITVKDIQKAKENPFACKDSSEQLRVGAAVGVGEGTDERIEALIDAGVDVVIVDTAHGHSEGVLNRVRWIKKNFPSIQVIGGNIATADAGRDLVEAGADAVKVGIGPGSICTTRIVTGVGVPQITAIANVVEGVKGAVPVIADGGIRFSGDICKALAAGADTVMLGGMFAGTEESPGEIELYQGRTYKSYRGMGSIGAMSQAQGSSDRYFQDASQGAEKLVPEGIEGRVPYKGPVQTIIQQMMGGLRSCMGYTGCQTIQSLHENARFIEVTNAGMRESHVHNVSITKQAPNYQVDN, encoded by the coding sequence ATGGCGCTTTTAGTTTTACAAAAAGCACTCACCTTTGATGATGTGCTCCTTGTTCCCGCTCACTCCACTGTATTGCCTAAAGAAGTCCTGCTCAAAACTCAATTAACTCGTGATATCCAGCTCAATATCCCCTTGATTTCTGCAGCAATGGATACTGTAACCGAGGCTCGTCTGGCAATTGCTATGGCACAGGAAGGCGGCATTGGAATTATCCATAAAAATATGACAATTCAGGCTCAGGCCGAGCAAGTCAGGAAAGTTAAAAAGTTTGAAAGCGGGATGGTGAAAGATCCTGTCTCTGTGACCCCCAATGTTACTGTCCATGAGCTTCTGGAAGTGATGGCGCGGCATAATTTTTCAGGTGTACCAGTAGTTGAGAACGACCAACTGATAGGTATTGTCACGAGCAGAGATATTCGTTTTGAAACGAATCTGTCTTTACCAGTATCTGCCGTTATGACTCCCAAAGAGCGATTAGTAACGGTAAGAGAAGGCGCAAGCCGTGAAGAAATCAGAAGTTTGTTGCATCGACATCGTCTGGAAAAACTCCTGGTTGTGAACAATGCATTTCAATTACGAGGGTTGATTACAGTTAAAGATATCCAAAAAGCAAAAGAAAATCCCTTCGCTTGTAAAGACAGTTCTGAGCAGTTGCGGGTGGGAGCTGCCGTTGGTGTTGGTGAAGGCACTGATGAGCGCATTGAAGCCTTAATTGACGCAGGCGTTGATGTAGTGATTGTAGATACTGCACACGGACACTCAGAAGGTGTTTTAAATCGGGTGCGATGGATTAAAAAGAATTTTCCCTCTATTCAGGTCATTGGCGGTAATATAGCAACGGCCGATGCCGGAAGGGATTTAGTTGAAGCAGGAGCAGATGCGGTCAAGGTAGGCATTGGCCCAGGGTCGATTTGTACAACCCGTATTGTGACAGGTGTTGGTGTGCCGCAAATCACCGCTATTGCCAATGTGGTAGAAGGAGTTAAAGGCGCTGTACCGGTTATAGCCGATGGAGGAATACGCTTCTCTGGCGACATTTGCAAGGCACTGGCTGCCGGAGCTGATACAGTAATGCTGGGCGGGATGTTTGCAGGTACCGAAGAATCTCCTGGTGAAATTGAACTGTATCAGGGCAGAACCTATAAAAGTTACCGCGGAATGGGATCAATCGGTGCAATGTCTCAGGCACAGGGTTCTAGTGACAGATATTTTCAGGATGCGAGCCAGGGAGCTGAGAAACTGGTTCCTGAAGGTATTGAAGGCCGTGTTCCCTATAAAGGGCCAGTGCAAACAATTATTCAACAAATGATGGGTGGTTTGCGTTCCTGCATGGGGTATACCGGATGTCAGACAATTCAAAGCTTGCATGAAAATGCCCGATTTATTGAAGTGACTAATGCAGGTATGCGGGAATCTCATGTGCATAATGTGAGCATAACTAAACAAGCACCTAACTACCAGGTGGATAATTAA
- the guaA gene encoding glutamine-hydrolyzing GMP synthase: MSSIKRQPILILDFGSQYTQLIARRVREIGVYCEIHPYDLSQDEFLKLSPCGLILSGGPSTVTEVETPSAPSWVYDCNLPLLGICYGMQTMAAQLGGEVQSSSLREYGYAELRLHGHSQLLSNIEDRTTENGDALLDVWMSHGDKVSRLPPGFEVICETSNAPIAGMADESRHWYGLQFHPEVTHTLQGLRILKRFILEICKASSDWTPGNIIERSIEVIREKVGNDEVLLGLSGGVDSSVVAALLHKAIGDQLTCVFVDTGLLRLNESEQVMAMFARHMGIRVIAVNAEERFLQALEGVDCPEKKRKIIGRTFIEVFDDEASRIPGVKWLAQGTIYPDVIESAATKGASAVIKSHHNVGGLPETLNLKLIEPIRELFKDEVRKVGLELGLPHDMVFRHPFPGPGLGVRILGAIRKEYADILRQADAIFIEELHRENLYHKVSQAFAVFLPVKSVGVMGDGRRYDFVICLRAVETIDFMTAHWAHLPWEFLAKVSNRIINEVAGVSRVTYDISGKPPATIEWE, encoded by the coding sequence ATGAGTTCTATTAAACGGCAACCTATTCTCATACTCGATTTTGGTTCACAGTACACCCAGCTTATCGCCCGCCGAGTCCGCGAGATCGGCGTGTATTGTGAAATTCACCCTTATGATTTGTCACAGGATGAGTTTTTGAAATTATCTCCCTGTGGCCTGATTCTTTCAGGTGGACCGTCTACCGTTACTGAAGTAGAAACACCTTCTGCGCCTTCCTGGGTTTATGATTGTAATCTTCCTTTATTGGGTATTTGCTATGGAATGCAAACAATGGCAGCTCAACTGGGTGGAGAGGTTCAATCCTCTTCGTTACGTGAATATGGCTATGCGGAGCTACGTTTGCATGGTCATAGCCAACTGCTCAGTAATATTGAGGACAGAACGACAGAGAATGGTGATGCCTTACTGGATGTCTGGATGAGTCATGGAGACAAGGTGAGCCGTCTTCCTCCCGGGTTTGAAGTGATCTGTGAAACCAGCAATGCGCCAATTGCCGGCATGGCTGACGAATCCCGGCACTGGTATGGTCTGCAATTTCATCCGGAAGTCACTCATACTTTGCAGGGCTTAAGAATTTTAAAACGTTTTATACTGGAAATTTGTAAGGCCAGTTCGGATTGGACTCCGGGTAATATCATAGAGCGATCAATTGAAGTGATTCGCGAAAAAGTGGGCAATGATGAGGTATTGCTTGGCCTTTCTGGCGGAGTGGATTCTTCGGTAGTTGCTGCTTTACTCCACAAAGCGATTGGTGACCAGCTGACTTGTGTGTTTGTTGATACAGGATTGCTGCGCTTAAACGAGTCCGAGCAGGTAATGGCTATGTTTGCCAGACACATGGGCATTCGGGTCATTGCTGTCAATGCGGAAGAGCGGTTTTTACAAGCATTGGAAGGGGTTGATTGTCCCGAGAAAAAACGAAAAATTATTGGCCGTACCTTTATTGAAGTATTTGATGACGAAGCAAGCCGCATTCCAGGTGTGAAATGGCTTGCACAGGGTACTATTTATCCTGATGTCATTGAATCAGCCGCGACAAAAGGGGCTTCTGCTGTTATCAAATCTCATCATAATGTGGGCGGACTTCCTGAAACTCTGAATCTTAAACTTATCGAACCCATTCGTGAGCTTTTTAAAGATGAAGTACGGAAAGTTGGCCTTGAATTAGGCCTGCCTCATGATATGGTTTTCCGCCATCCCTTTCCAGGCCCCGGGCTTGGCGTGCGGATATTAGGTGCTATAAGAAAAGAATATGCCGATATTTTACGACAGGCAGATGCCATTTTTATCGAGGAATTGCATCGCGAAAATCTGTATCACAAGGTCAGCCAGGCTTTTGCTGTCTTTTTACCCGTCAAAAGTGTAGGCGTGATGGGAGATGGGCGCCGTTATGATTTTGTAATTTGTTTGAGGGCGGTGGAAACCATTGATTTCATGACCGCACATTGGGCGCATTTACCCTGGGAGTTTCTTGCTAAGGTTTCCAACCGTATTATCAATGAAGTAGCAGGGGTTTCGAGAGTAACTTATGACATCTCCGGCAAACCGCCAGCCACCATTGAGTGGGAATAA
- the tadA gene encoding tRNA adenosine(34) deaminase TadA — MTSPANRQPPLSGNKDRYWMWQAYEQARLAQAAGEVPVGAVLVSAEGRLLASGHNRVITDNDPCAHAEIVVLRHAARTMKNYRLNHTILYVTLEPCCMCAAAAVHARIDRLVFASRDFKAGAAGTLLNIPALDFLNHRLKIDEGILQQECSDLLSQFFKEKRKQSTLP; from the coding sequence ATGACATCTCCGGCAAACCGCCAGCCACCATTGAGTGGGAATAAAGACCGTTACTGGATGTGGCAAGCCTATGAACAAGCCAGGCTTGCCCAGGCTGCCGGTGAAGTACCTGTGGGGGCCGTACTGGTATCCGCAGAAGGCCGGCTCCTGGCATCGGGTCATAATCGAGTAATTACTGACAATGATCCCTGTGCACACGCTGAGATAGTTGTTCTGCGTCATGCCGCTCGGACAATGAAAAACTACCGTTTAAATCATACTATACTGTATGTCACTCTCGAACCCTGTTGTATGTGCGCAGCGGCCGCTGTTCATGCGCGTATTGACAGGCTGGTTTTTGCGAGCCGCGACTTCAAAGCGGGAGCTGCTGGAACCCTGCTTAATATTCCGGCTTTGGACTTTTTAAACCATCGTTTAAAAATAGACGAAGGCATTTTACAGCAAGAATGCTCGGATCTGCTCAGTCAGTTTTTCAAGGAAAAACGAAAACAGTCCACTTTACCTTAA
- a CDS encoding nucleoside monophosphate kinase codes for MIKTLFFRFIYSFMRPFFFRKSANIILLMGGPATGKTTVAKHFPEFPHISTGDLFRRHFQNEPFKGVELKSLMNKGGLLPDKLVIKALLAQPCLWKSNTVFLDGFPRNPRQLDYFFKYFGQPAALIYLNAKESTMVKNLMERGRPDDNKEAIQARIDYFKSTTQPMIDSLLKTRINSLVLDGDADPFGLVLENTRTFLMQHKFHPGVGPQFAVESFSI; via the coding sequence ATGATAAAAACTCTTTTTTTCCGATTTATCTATTCATTTATGCGCCCCTTCTTTTTTCGTAAATCAGCAAACATCATTCTTTTGATGGGAGGACCTGCAACTGGAAAAACCACTGTGGCAAAACACTTTCCGGAGTTTCCTCATATTTCGACTGGCGATCTGTTCAGAAGGCATTTCCAGAATGAGCCTTTCAAGGGAGTGGAGTTAAAATCTCTTATGAACAAGGGAGGATTACTTCCCGATAAGCTGGTAATTAAAGCGCTTTTAGCACAGCCCTGTCTTTGGAAAAGCAATACAGTCTTTCTTGATGGATTCCCGAGAAATCCCAGACAACTGGACTATTTCTTTAAATATTTTGGACAACCCGCAGCTCTAATTTACTTAAATGCTAAAGAAAGTACCATGGTAAAAAATCTGATGGAGCGCGGACGTCCCGATGATAATAAAGAGGCGATACAGGCAAGAATTGATTATTTTAAATCCACAACGCAACCCATGATTGATTCTTTGTTAAAGACGCGAATTAATTCTCTGGTATTAGATGGAGATGCAGATCCTTTCGGCTTAGTCCTGGAAAACACGAGAACGTTTTTGATGCAACACAAGTTTCACCCCGGAGTTGGGCCCCAATTCGCTGTAGAGAGTTTTTCGATTTAA
- a CDS encoding MFS transporter produces MNHQGLNKWQLTAIIIGNVLEWYDFVVFSFMLVFISRLFFPSQDPLSSLLSTTATFGISFCLRPLGGLIFGLFADRYGSKSAMLVIISLMAFATFLIVCTPTYRDIGIYATYILIIARMLQGLATSGEFGTAINLLIRMAPEKNRYFYSSWQMFGQLLALAMGTVVGLLMTEFYTTETIENWAWRLPFLLGLLIMPVGILLRKTFKHSASSLIEKNPLNPKLGDLPPFNIICGMGLVAGASVPLYLIINYMPTYAHLYLHFSLNEAYFCCFIGLCAGLISIFFGGKLADRINPVTLAILSLSCQLILAFPLYSYLMLVHQIALFALIQITMTALMGFYLASFAPMIADLFPDPIQTTGISVSYNFSVMLFGGFAPFIVTWLIQSTGSPLAMLAYLMIGLSLALIVCLVKVMLNLRQSQVLVSN; encoded by the coding sequence ATGAATCATCAGGGATTGAATAAATGGCAATTGACAGCCATCATTATTGGTAATGTATTAGAGTGGTATGATTTTGTAGTTTTCTCCTTTATGCTGGTTTTCATCTCCAGGCTATTTTTTCCTTCCCAGGATCCGCTAAGCTCCCTTCTTTCCACCACAGCGACATTTGGCATCAGCTTTTGTCTGCGCCCCCTGGGAGGCCTTATTTTTGGGTTATTTGCTGATCGCTACGGCTCGAAATCAGCAATGCTGGTGATTATCAGTTTAATGGCTTTCGCGACATTTCTAATCGTCTGTACCCCAACCTATCGAGATATTGGCATTTACGCCACCTATATCCTAATTATTGCCCGCATGCTGCAAGGTCTGGCGACCAGCGGCGAATTTGGAACAGCAATTAATCTTCTTATCCGGATGGCCCCAGAAAAAAATCGTTACTTTTATTCCTCCTGGCAGATGTTTGGCCAACTGCTGGCGCTTGCAATGGGAACAGTTGTCGGCTTATTGATGACTGAATTTTACACAACAGAAACTATTGAAAACTGGGCCTGGCGTTTACCCTTTTTGCTTGGCTTACTGATTATGCCGGTTGGAATATTATTAAGAAAAACGTTTAAACACTCTGCCAGCTCTCTTATCGAAAAGAATCCTTTAAATCCAAAATTGGGCGATCTGCCGCCTTTTAATATCATCTGCGGAATGGGATTGGTTGCCGGAGCGTCCGTTCCACTTTATCTGATTATTAATTACATGCCCACTTATGCCCATTTATATTTGCATTTTTCTCTGAATGAAGCTTATTTCTGTTGTTTCATCGGATTATGCGCCGGTTTAATCAGTATCTTTTTTGGCGGTAAGCTGGCTGATCGCATCAATCCTGTGACACTGGCGATCTTGTCCTTGTCATGTCAATTGATACTGGCATTTCCTCTTTATAGTTACCTGATGCTTGTTCATCAGATCGCATTATTTGCGCTGATTCAGATCACCATGACGGCTCTGATGGGATTTTACCTGGCGAGTTTTGCACCAATGATTGCTGATTTATTTCCTGATCCTATACAAACAACAGGGATTTCTGTCAGCTACAACTTTAGCGTAATGCTATTTGGCGGCTTCGCCCCTTTTATTGTTACCTGGCTTATTCAAAGCACCGGCAGCCCGCTTGCCATGCTTGCTTATTTAATGATCGGTCTCTCATTAGCTCTCATTGTGTGTTTAGTAAAAGTAATGCTTAACTTACGTCAATCACAAGTGCTGGTTTCAAACTGA
- the glnD gene encoding [protein-PII] uridylyltransferase, producing the protein MKNVNPVLKQTLKQFREELCNEFYQKANIGHLTRKLVKFIDQSLIGLFYKNKLHLSNQFCLVALGSYGRRELLLHSDIDLLLLHSEKLSKIEVQRAQSFIQECWDAGMNISHQITTVEACAQLAQKDLTVISSILDLHLLCGKSSLMEELQYKTHPLHMWPSEDYFLAKMQEQQTRYKKYGETEYNLEPNVKHGPGALRDLQMLLCIGKRHYGIKKLADGISCGFFTDKEYEELINCQHFLWRVRFALHAITGKQEERLLFDHQLKLASLFNFTDNSHSLGIEQFMKAYFTVIKRNRELNEMLFQWFSEAIVHHEKQRIQRLDNYFQLSNNFIEIRHTRVFIQHPQALISLFLWIAKKPDIQGVRASTIRLIRQHLYLMNRRFKLTRSVTSAFMAIFREGINPFEALQHMNRYGVLGHYLDCFASVTGQMQYDLFHVYTVDQHTLYVIRNIVRFLNPFYSQKFPLAGSVMSSIRKKEIIYLAAFFHDIAKGRGGDHSDLGALEANQFAINHHLDDDDRELLIWLVQNHLLMSQTAQRQDIYDPKTIQDFSSKLPSLHYLDYLYLLTVADICGTNPSLWNSWKDTLLKELYKASKQALLETSAFSNESALIESRKQQALEILIADKILPARAQRIWENFQGIYFLHESPKIIAKHTKAILECKEYPLVMILPHHSEGGTEVFIYMPHHDERFTITTTVLSNHHTTIQEATILSCKNEFDLDTYIILDEQHQALFDKEKIDLIQQALVEQLAKANEIPSISKRRITRTMAHFKLSPQISFSEESHLTHTRLFLIATDRPGLLAHVSRIFTRLGILLHGAKIATAGERVEDTFYVSSHSSNHLTPREKERLKELLMKELA; encoded by the coding sequence ATGAAGAACGTTAATCCAGTTCTAAAGCAAACATTAAAACAGTTCAGGGAAGAGCTGTGTAATGAGTTTTATCAAAAGGCCAATATTGGTCATCTTACCCGAAAACTGGTCAAATTCATTGATCAGAGCCTGATAGGCTTATTCTATAAAAACAAGCTTCATTTGAGTAATCAGTTTTGCCTGGTTGCACTGGGCAGCTATGGAAGACGAGAGTTACTATTGCATTCTGATATCGATCTCTTGTTATTGCATTCAGAAAAATTATCTAAAATTGAGGTTCAACGCGCTCAATCCTTCATTCAGGAATGCTGGGATGCAGGAATGAATATCAGTCATCAAATTACGACAGTTGAAGCTTGTGCGCAACTCGCGCAAAAAGACCTGACAGTTATCTCCAGCATACTCGACTTGCATTTACTTTGCGGTAAAAGCAGTCTGATGGAGGAGTTACAATATAAAACCCATCCGCTGCACATGTGGCCTAGCGAAGATTACTTTCTGGCCAAAATGCAGGAGCAGCAGACACGTTATAAAAAATATGGCGAAACAGAATATAATCTCGAGCCGAATGTTAAACATGGTCCTGGAGCTCTTCGTGACTTGCAAATGCTCTTATGTATTGGAAAACGGCATTATGGTATCAAAAAACTGGCCGATGGCATCAGCTGTGGCTTCTTTACCGATAAGGAATATGAAGAATTAATCAACTGCCAGCATTTCCTGTGGCGCGTTCGCTTTGCCCTGCACGCCATAACCGGCAAACAGGAAGAACGGCTTCTTTTTGATCATCAGCTTAAGCTAGCCAGTCTTTTCAATTTCACCGACAATTCCCACTCACTCGGAATTGAGCAATTCATGAAAGCATACTTCACGGTAATTAAGCGTAATCGTGAACTAAACGAAATGCTGTTTCAATGGTTTTCGGAAGCCATTGTCCATCATGAAAAGCAACGAATTCAGCGTCTGGATAATTATTTTCAATTATCCAATAATTTTATTGAAATTCGTCATACCCGTGTGTTTATTCAGCATCCCCAGGCCTTAATCAGTCTTTTTCTGTGGATCGCAAAAAAACCGGATATCCAGGGGGTCAGAGCAAGCACTATTCGATTAATACGTCAGCATCTTTATCTGATGAACAGACGGTTTAAGCTTACGAGAAGCGTCACGTCAGCTTTTATGGCGATTTTCAGGGAAGGAATCAACCCATTTGAGGCCCTGCAGCACATGAATCGCTACGGAGTACTCGGCCATTATCTTGATTGTTTTGCATCAGTCACAGGGCAGATGCAATATGATCTTTTTCATGTATATACAGTCGATCAGCATACCCTTTACGTCATTCGCAATATTGTTCGTTTTCTCAATCCATTTTATTCGCAAAAATTTCCGCTGGCTGGCTCGGTAATGTCTTCCATCAGAAAAAAGGAAATTATTTATTTAGCCGCATTTTTTCATGACATCGCCAAAGGCCGCGGGGGGGATCATTCCGATTTGGGAGCACTTGAAGCAAATCAGTTTGCCATCAATCACCATCTGGATGACGATGATCGGGAGTTGCTGATATGGCTTGTACAAAATCACTTGCTAATGTCGCAAACAGCTCAGCGCCAGGATATCTATGACCCCAAGACCATCCAGGATTTTAGCAGCAAACTTCCAAGCCTCCATTACCTCGACTATTTATATCTCTTAACTGTGGCCGATATCTGTGGAACGAATCCTTCTTTATGGAACAGCTGGAAGGATACTCTGCTAAAAGAGTTATATAAAGCCAGTAAACAGGCATTACTGGAAACCAGCGCTTTTTCAAATGAATCTGCTTTAATTGAATCGCGCAAACAACAGGCTTTGGAAATTCTTATTGCAGATAAAATTCTTCCGGCTCGCGCTCAAAGGATATGGGAAAATTTTCAGGGTATTTATTTTTTGCATGAATCCCCCAAAATAATTGCCAAGCACACTAAAGCAATCCTTGAGTGCAAGGAATACCCACTGGTCATGATCCTTCCCCATCACAGTGAGGGGGGAACAGAGGTGTTCATTTATATGCCTCATCACGACGAACGCTTTACAATCACCACCACGGTGTTAAGCAACCATCATACAACCATACAGGAAGCAACGATTCTAAGCTGTAAGAATGAGTTTGATTTGGATACCTATATTATCCTTGATGAACAACATCAGGCACTTTTTGATAAGGAAAAAATTGATCTCATCCAGCAGGCATTAGTTGAACAATTGGCGAAAGCCAATGAAATTCCATCGATTTCCAAACGCAGAATTACGCGCACTATGGCTCATTTCAAATTATCTCCACAGATAAGCTTTAGTGAAGAAAGTCATCTTACCCATACCCGATTGTTTCTGATAGCCACTGACCGGCCAGGGTTACTCGCTCATGTAAGTCGCATTTTCACGCGCCTGGGCATTCTGTTGCACGGTGCAAAAATTGCAACTGCAGGCGAGCGAGTTGAGGATACCTTCTATGTCTCCAGCCACAGCAGTAATCATTTGACGCCCAGGGAAAAAGAGCGTCTGAAAGAATTGTTAATGAAAGAACTAGCCTAA
- the map gene encoding type I methionyl aminopeptidase, which produces MPVSIKTPEEIQKMRIAGKLAADVLTMIEPYVKEGVTTDELNTICHDYIVNEQQAIPAPLGYNGFPKSICTSINHVVCHGIPGKKALKNGDIINIDVTVIKDGYHGDTSKMFFVGQPSVKARHVVQVAYECLFIGIEMVRPGVRLGDIGYAIQQHAEKNRCSVVRDYCGHGIGRVFHEDPQVLHYGTPDTGEMLRAGMTFTIEPMVNIGKHHTRLLPDQWTVVTKDHSLSAQWEHTLLVTDDGVEILTLRDEER; this is translated from the coding sequence ATGCCTGTAAGCATTAAAACACCTGAAGAGATACAAAAAATGCGCATCGCCGGGAAACTGGCCGCTGATGTGCTGACTATGATCGAACCCTATGTGAAAGAAGGGGTTACCACTGATGAATTAAACACAATTTGCCATGACTATATTGTCAATGAGCAGCAGGCTATTCCTGCCCCCTTGGGATATAATGGTTTTCCAAAGTCGATTTGCACTTCGATTAATCATGTCGTTTGCCACGGTATTCCCGGAAAAAAAGCTCTGAAAAACGGCGATATTATCAATATTGATGTCACAGTTATAAAGGACGGCTATCACGGTGACACCAGCAAAATGTTTTTTGTCGGACAGCCTTCGGTGAAAGCCCGTCATGTAGTCCAGGTTGCTTATGAGTGTTTATTTATTGGCATTGAAATGGTCAGACCCGGTGTTCGCCTGGGTGATATTGGATACGCTATTCAGCAACATGCTGAAAAAAACCGTTGCTCGGTTGTGCGGGACTATTGCGGACATGGGATCGGTCGAGTGTTTCATGAGGACCCGCAGGTGCTGCATTATGGAACTCCCGATACCGGCGAAATGTTACGAGCGGGCATGACATTCACCATTGAGCCAATGGTAAATATCGGTAAGCATCACACTCGTTTACTGCCGGACCAATGGACGGTTGTGACGAAAGATCACAGCCTGTCTGCTCAGTGGGAGCATACCCTGCTGGTCACCGATGACGGGGTAGAAATCCTGACGCTTCGTGATGAAGAACGTTAA